A single genomic interval of Stieleria maiorica harbors:
- a CDS encoding ECF-type sigma factor translates to MSYWSELVQDETRSQFQQRIFDRYFDSLVRYAEARLGRRNRRVADGEDVALSALGSFYERYGETSIRAIGSEDSLWPLIVTIVHRKTLNQARREAQLKRGGGDVRGDSVLSELPVKAEVRWDSTPDAVVESLETVNRLLSSLPPDLAEIANRRLEGHTNAEIAALIGCSVATIERRLKLIRSIWAQAIV, encoded by the coding sequence GTGAGTTATTGGAGCGAATTGGTGCAGGACGAAACCCGTTCTCAATTTCAACAGCGTATCTTCGATAGATACTTTGATTCATTGGTGCGGTACGCGGAAGCCCGGTTGGGGCGCCGCAATCGACGCGTTGCCGACGGCGAAGATGTGGCGTTATCCGCTCTAGGCAGTTTCTATGAGCGGTACGGGGAGACGTCGATTCGGGCGATCGGATCGGAGGACTCGCTTTGGCCGTTGATCGTAACGATCGTGCACCGGAAGACACTCAACCAAGCAAGACGCGAAGCTCAGCTCAAACGTGGTGGCGGCGATGTGCGTGGCGATTCCGTCTTGTCTGAGCTTCCCGTCAAAGCCGAGGTTCGCTGGGACTCCACTCCCGACGCCGTCGTGGAATCACTCGAAACAGTCAATCGGTTGCTTTCCAGCCTCCCCCCCGATCTCGCTGAAATCGCAAACCGACGACTCGAGGGACATACAAATGCTGAGATCGCGGCCCTGATCGGCTGTTCCGTGGCAACCATTGAACGCCGACTTAAGCTCATACGGTCAATCTGGGCGCAAGCGATCGTATGA
- a CDS encoding serine/threonine protein kinase, translated as MNQSIYRRYAVEIENGFRPAPIRSNNSLCRDMKKLEIAHLSIESQRRIDEICRVYEDDVRSSRNSNLLTMLDRVPEQEAPVLLFELLRLHAEIEPPAKVFDQVRQLRPEFAWVVEHVIESLQSQTSEPDETIAISVSERELVGTLEGKEYAFRLSMPGQYIFGSAAEADLTITHGAIAQRTACFIMESDRCLVVTFPNESSGAMLQEVSYHSSFSVGPIEFHFRTPMSLGRSVATVADDEASSIRQIGVDGFEITGELGRGGFGVVFDAIQLGSQKRFAIKSLLPDAARSEKLKKLFMREISIVSQLKHPNIVGYHGFGIAGDHPYLILEYVENRQIDDVLAQHPEHKRLRLCIGIVRKILSALAHAHDQGVVHRDVKLSNILTGVENRRLFVKLTDFGLSKFFETAGYSGITASEAVCGTIAYMSPEQLTNSKYAEPDCDVYSIAVCLYRLLTGRFPHDSDSPAEIVHQKLNVMPIPIDEIDPSLPAGLSGLLQRALHRDRERRIESADEFARELEPFGL; from the coding sequence ATGAATCAAAGTATCTATCGAAGATACGCTGTTGAAATTGAGAACGGGTTTCGTCCTGCACCAATTCGCTCCAATAACTCACTCTGCCGCGACATGAAAAAGCTGGAAATTGCTCACCTTTCAATCGAATCGCAGCGACGAATCGATGAAATCTGTCGTGTTTACGAAGATGACGTGCGATCGTCCCGGAACAGCAACCTACTGACGATGCTGGACAGGGTACCAGAGCAAGAGGCGCCTGTGTTGTTGTTCGAGTTGTTGCGTTTACACGCTGAAATTGAACCGCCGGCGAAGGTGTTTGACCAGGTCCGTCAGCTACGCCCCGAGTTTGCATGGGTCGTCGAACACGTAATTGAATCCTTGCAGTCGCAGACCTCCGAACCGGATGAGACCATCGCCATCAGTGTTTCTGAGCGGGAACTCGTTGGTACGTTGGAGGGAAAGGAGTACGCTTTCCGTCTTTCAATGCCAGGACAGTACATTTTCGGGAGTGCTGCGGAGGCAGATTTGACCATCACGCATGGAGCAATCGCCCAGCGAACCGCATGCTTCATCATGGAGTCGGATCGTTGCCTCGTCGTGACATTTCCAAATGAGTCGTCGGGCGCAATGCTACAGGAGGTTTCTTATCATTCATCGTTCTCGGTTGGGCCCATTGAATTTCATTTTCGCACGCCAATGAGTCTCGGGCGAAGCGTGGCTACAGTCGCTGATGATGAAGCGTCGTCCATTCGCCAGATCGGCGTCGATGGTTTTGAAATCACAGGCGAGCTTGGCAGAGGCGGATTTGGAGTAGTCTTCGATGCGATCCAATTGGGCAGTCAAAAGCGTTTTGCAATCAAGTCACTGCTACCGGACGCCGCACGTTCAGAGAAACTCAAGAAACTGTTCATGAGAGAAATCTCAATCGTTTCGCAACTCAAGCATCCCAATATCGTTGGCTACCACGGGTTCGGAATCGCTGGTGACCATCCCTATTTGATACTGGAATATGTGGAGAACCGTCAGATCGACGACGTTCTCGCCCAACACCCCGAACACAAGAGACTTCGTTTGTGCATTGGGATCGTACGCAAGATATTGTCCGCGCTTGCACACGCGCATGATCAGGGCGTGGTCCATCGCGATGTCAAGCTCAGCAACATCCTGACCGGGGTGGAGAACCGACGGCTCTTCGTCAAACTGACCGATTTCGGGCTGTCCAAATTTTTTGAGACCGCCGGCTATTCAGGAATTACCGCCAGCGAAGCGGTGTGCGGAACAATCGCCTATATGTCACCCGAGCAGCTCACCAATAGCAAGTATGCCGAACCCGATTGCGATGTTTACTCGATCGCCGTTTGCCTGTATCGTCTGTTGACAGGGCGTTTCCCTCACGACTCCGACTCTCCGGCGGAGATCGTTCACCAAAAGCTCAATGTGATGCCAATACCGATCGACGAGATCGACCCAAGTCTCCCGGCCGGACTATCGGGCCTGCTCCAACGCGCGCTTCATCGGGATCGTGAACGACGCATTGAATCGGCAGACGAGTTTGCCAGAGAGCTCGAACCGTTCGGTTTGTAA